The Hymenobacter sp. 5317J-9 genome has a window encoding:
- a CDS encoding N-acetylmuramoyl-L-alanine amidase, producing the protein MAPDSAALPDANAPYRYRLRTVVLDAGHGGKDRGCAGASAREADVALGLILALGKQIEQNMPEVKVIYTRKTNVFIELDERAAIANRNHADLFISIHCNAGPSQSHGTEVWTMGLHKTTANLGVAQRENSVILQEKNYQTRYNGFDPSSPQSHIMFSLFQSAYITNSLRFAQRVDRQLRTTVSRPSRGVKQAGFLVLWKSTMPSVLIESGFLTNPAEERYLNDKANQSYMAAGIYRAFREYKRELEGG; encoded by the coding sequence GTGGCGCCCGACTCGGCGGCGCTGCCCGACGCCAACGCCCCCTACCGCTACCGCCTGCGCACCGTGGTGCTCGACGCCGGCCACGGCGGCAAAGACCGGGGCTGCGCCGGCGCCAGCGCCCGCGAGGCCGACGTGGCCTTGGGCCTCATCCTGGCCCTGGGCAAGCAGATAGAGCAGAACATGCCCGAGGTGAAGGTGATTTACACCCGCAAAACCAACGTCTTCATTGAACTCGACGAGCGGGCCGCCATTGCCAACCGCAACCACGCCGACCTGTTTATTTCCATTCACTGCAACGCCGGGCCCAGCCAAAGCCACGGCACCGAGGTGTGGACCATGGGCCTGCACAAAACCACCGCCAACCTGGGCGTGGCCCAGCGCGAAAACTCGGTTATTCTGCAGGAAAAGAACTACCAGACGCGCTACAACGGCTTCGACCCTAGCTCGCCGCAGTCGCACATCATGTTTTCGCTGTTTCAGTCGGCCTACATTACCAACAGCCTGCGCTTTGCCCAGCGCGTGGACCGGCAGCTGCGCACCACCGTCAGTCGCCCCAGCCGCGGCGTGAAGCAGGCCGGTTTTCTGGTGCTGTGGAAGTCGACCATGCCCTCGGTGCTCATCGAGTCGGGCTTCCTGACCAACCCCGCCGAGGAGCGGTACCTCAACGACAAAGCCAATCAGTCGTATATGGCCGCGGGCATCTACCGCGCGTTCCGCGAATACAAGCGCGAGCTGGAAGGCGGATAG